A window of uncultured Gellertiella sp. genomic DNA:
TCACCGACAGCGATGCGCTGGTGCATGTCTCCGGCCACCCGCGCCGCAGCGAATTGCAGCAAATGTACCAGTGGGTGCGCCCGCAGATCCTGGTGCCCGTGCATGGCGAGGCCGCGCATCTGACGGCGCAGACCGAACTGGCGCTTTCCTGCGGCATCAAACAGGTGCCAAGGGTGCGCAATGGCGATGTGCTGCGCCTCGCGCCGGGCCCTGCTTCCGTCATCGGCACCGTGCCGCACGGGCGGATCTTCAAGGATGGCAAACTGATCGGCGACTTCGACGATCTCGGCATCGGCGAGCGCAAGAAACTGTCCTTTGTCGGCCATGTCGCGGTCAACATGATGTTCGACAGCCGCTTCGAATTTCTCGACGAGCCGGAGATCGCGACCACCGGCCTGCCGCTCTATGACGGCGAGGGGGACGAATTCGACGACGCCCTGTTCGATGCGGTGATGGGGGCGGTGGAAAGCATACCCCGCGCCCGCCGCAAGGATCTGGAAATGGTCCGCGAGGCCGTGCGCCGTGCGGTCCGCGCCGCAGCCAACGAAGTCTGGGGCAAAAAGCCGATGGTCACGGTGTTCCTCAACAAGATCTGAGGCCCGGACCAAACCAAAGTCTGGCTTTTGCCGGGGAGCCGCTTTCGCTAGAGTTTGTCAGGGAAAAGTGGAATCCGGTTTTCCCGCTCAAACTCGTTTGAGCGAAAAGACAAACGAAAACAAATTTGCTTGGAGTCTGTCAGGTTCTATCTGAACCTGACAGACTCTAAAGCGGTTCCGTCACCACTTCAGGACCGCCTTGCAACGCCTTGAAGTGATTCATCATCAGGGAGCTTGAAATGCTGGGTCGGGTCAATCACGTCGCCATTGCGGTTGCGGACATGCAGCAGGGGATCGCTGCCTATCGCGATACGCTCGGTGCCACGGTTTCAGCGATCCAGCATCTGCCGGAACACGGGGTCTCGGTCGTCTTCGTCGAACTGCCGAACACCAAGGTGGAATTGCTGGAACCGCTCGGCGAGAACTCGCCGATTGCCGCCTTCCTGGCCAAGAACCCCGGCGGCGGCATGCATCACATCTGCTACGAGGTCGAGGATATCCTGGCCGCCCGTGACCGGCTCACCGCCTCCGGTGCTCGGGTGCTGGGCGATGGCACGCCGAAGACCGGCGCGCATGGCAAGCCGGTGCTGTTCCTGCATCCGAAGGATTTCTTCGGCACGCTGATCGAGCTTGAACAGGTCTGATTGCACCGAGACCTTGCGCCCATTCAGTGCAGAACCGGCTTTCTTCACCCCGGCCACTTTACGGACCCATTCGCCCGACATAGGAAGCGGTAGATATCCGTTCAGCCCTTTTTGCCGGGATACCTGCCATGCCGCTGTTTTCACTCTTTGCCATCTATTTCGTCGTCTGGTGGATTACCCTGTTTGCCGTGTTGCCCATCGGGCTGAAGACGCAGGGCGAGGCGAATGACGTGGTGCCCGGCACCACCGAAAGCGCACCGCACAAATTTCAGGCAAAGAAGGTGTTTCTGCTGACCACGCTGATCTCGGCCATCATCTGCGCGATCTGGTGGTTCATGTCGGTGAAAATGGGGATGGGGCTGGATGCGCTGCCGAATATCGTGCCCGACAACACAGCTAAGTAAAGGTGGCGCGTCAGAGGCTGTCGCTGAGGCAGGAGCAAAAAAAAACAAGGCGTGCAACGCCTTGTTTTCCAGTTTCGCGTGACCTTTTTCCGTTACCGGGGCTGCGTGTGAACGCGCCTAAGATCCAATCCTCCCAAGACTTGACCGCGAGATAGGCAGGAATTGAACTTCCTTGCCTGTTTTGTGGGCAGAAACTAGCCGAAGCTCCTTACCTTGTCATCCCCTAAAATTGCATTTCTGCACCAGTTTGAGAAAATTTTCTGGTTGACAAATTTCTGCCATACCTGTTGGCGAAAGCTCGCAAACAGACAAGTCACCGGCCTGTCTGCGCCACCCTGCCTGTGGACCCTGCCGTGAGATCACGCAAATGCGGTCGGCCCGCGCATGCGGGTTTTCTTCCGCCACCGAAGCGGATAAGAACAGGGTCAAGATCCAATTCTGTCGCCGCGATTCCCGCCATGCCTGTCGGGGGAGCCGCCTTTTTCCGGAAGCCGATATGCGCCTGTCTCGCTATTTCATGCCCATCCTCAAAGAAAATCCCAAGGAAGCGGAAATCGTTTCGCACCGGCTCATGCTGCGCACCGGCATGATCCGCCAGCAGTCGCAGGGCATCTACAGCTGGCTGCCGCTCGGCAAGCGGGTGCTCGACAAGGTCAACCGCATCATCCGCGAGGAGCAGGACCGCTCCGGCGCCATTGAACTCTCGATGCCGACGCTGCAATCGGCCGAGCTCTGGCAGGAATCCGGGCGCTATGACGCCTATGGCAAGGAAATGCTGCGCATCCGGGACCGGCAGGACCGTCAGATGCTCTATGGGCCGACCAACGAGGAAATGATCACCGACATTTTCCGCTCGACGGTCAAGTCCTACAAGAGCCTGCCGCTCAATCTCTACCATATCCAGCTGAAGTTCCGCGACGAGATCCGTCCGCGTTTCGGCACCATGCGCTCGCGCGAATTCCTGATGAAGGATGCCTATTCCTTCGATCTCACCCGCGAAGGGGCCGAGCATTCCTATAACCGGATGTTCGCCGCCTATCTGCGCACCTTCTCGCGCATGGGCCTGCGCGCCATTCCGAT
This region includes:
- the mce gene encoding methylmalonyl-CoA epimerase; amino-acid sequence: MLGRVNHVAIAVADMQQGIAAYRDTLGATVSAIQHLPEHGVSVVFVELPNTKVELLEPLGENSPIAAFLAKNPGGGMHHICYEVEDILAARDRLTASGARVLGDGTPKTGAHGKPVLFLHPKDFFGTLIELEQV
- a CDS encoding DUF1467 family protein, which codes for MPLFSLFAIYFVVWWITLFAVLPIGLKTQGEANDVVPGTTESAPHKFQAKKVFLLTTLISAIICAIWWFMSVKMGMGLDALPNIVPDNTAK